Proteins from a genomic interval of Phycisphaerae bacterium:
- a CDS encoding BatA domain-containing protein codes for MSFLVPIMALGIAAALIPLIIHLRNRSRYRVVHWGAMHLLESVVRTNRRRVRIEQVLLLIVRMAIPAAIALFMARPVLTGWEALPGDAMRSMVVVLDNSYSMEAGSGNQSSLAKAKRTTDAILAGLPRGSDAGVVPLAGGGHPVFAKSTVDLAGLRKRLADAPEGFARARPAAAIESAVGRFREMGHADRELVVVSDFQRVSWGEAETAELRRCAAGLRAMPVKPHVTLLRCGGEPVDNVSVGALSFSRLAIGVGQRTRMTATVRNDGRSARSGLRVHLKVDGRESETTEIAVGSGEQAQVMFSQVFETAGSHYVEVAVDPDAIMADNSMLASLRVWSRIPVLLINGEPSPEPLGGETDYLEIALQPFAGSGRLSDLVRARVLEPGQLDQKALVDTRVVVLANVATLSAEQTNLLEEFVRSGGGLLFFSGSKTDVGWFNAALAKAGDGLMPLRLRPPAGSQTDREMQTSVAADHFEHEAMVLFNNPENGTIAGAEVWMWLPPEDAGALKTAGDAMTVLARLANGDPLLIERRLGEGRVIFCATACDADWGNMPMRPAYVPLMQQLVTYLASTVYPPTNVESGGELVLFLPPEREGARAKVTLPDGGSQSMTATAHGPRAVVAFGPAWHPGLYVFSGEGIAATHFAVNAPREESDLRMLDERELAGVGTTLGADVAATFEEYATLQSHRRHGREVWRYLFVAVLALLAVEMLLEQWFARRAT; via the coding sequence ATGAGCTTCCTCGTTCCCATCATGGCTCTCGGCATCGCGGCAGCCCTCATCCCGCTGATCATCCATCTGCGCAACCGCAGCCGATACCGGGTCGTGCACTGGGGGGCCATGCACCTCCTCGAATCGGTCGTTCGAACGAATCGCCGGAGAGTGCGGATCGAGCAAGTCCTGTTGCTCATCGTCCGCATGGCGATCCCGGCCGCAATCGCGTTGTTCATGGCCCGGCCGGTGCTCACCGGATGGGAGGCCCTGCCCGGCGACGCCATGCGCTCCATGGTGGTGGTGCTGGACAACAGCTACTCGATGGAGGCTGGCAGCGGAAACCAGTCGAGCCTGGCCAAGGCAAAGCGCACGACGGACGCGATCCTGGCAGGCCTGCCGCGCGGTTCCGACGCCGGAGTCGTACCCTTGGCCGGAGGCGGGCATCCCGTCTTCGCCAAGTCGACCGTGGACCTCGCAGGTCTGCGCAAGCGGTTGGCGGACGCGCCCGAGGGCTTCGCCAGGGCACGGCCTGCCGCCGCAATCGAATCCGCAGTGGGACGGTTCCGCGAGATGGGCCACGCCGACCGCGAGCTGGTGGTGGTCAGTGACTTTCAGCGAGTCAGCTGGGGCGAGGCCGAGACCGCCGAGCTCCGACGCTGCGCCGCGGGTCTCCGGGCCATGCCGGTCAAGCCTCATGTCACCCTCCTGCGCTGCGGCGGCGAACCGGTGGACAACGTCTCGGTCGGCGCCTTGAGCTTCTCGCGTCTGGCGATCGGAGTGGGGCAGAGAACCCGCATGACCGCGACCGTCCGCAACGATGGACGGAGCGCCCGCAGCGGACTGCGCGTTCACCTCAAAGTGGACGGCCGCGAGAGCGAGACCACCGAGATTGCCGTGGGATCGGGTGAACAGGCCCAGGTCATGTTCTCGCAGGTGTTCGAGACGGCCGGATCGCACTACGTCGAAGTCGCGGTCGATCCGGATGCGATCATGGCCGACAACTCGATGCTGGCGTCCCTCCGCGTCTGGAGCCGCATCCCGGTGCTTCTGATCAACGGCGAACCCAGCCCTGAACCCCTCGGCGGCGAGACGGACTACCTCGAAATCGCCCTCCAGCCCTTCGCTGGATCTGGTCGGCTGTCGGACCTGGTTCGTGCCCGGGTTCTGGAACCCGGTCAACTCGATCAGAAGGCACTGGTCGACACGCGCGTCGTGGTGCTGGCGAACGTGGCCACGCTGTCTGCCGAGCAGACGAACCTGCTCGAGGAGTTCGTGCGATCGGGAGGAGGACTCCTGTTCTTCTCCGGCTCGAAGACCGACGTGGGGTGGTTCAATGCCGCCCTGGCAAAGGCCGGCGACGGGCTCATGCCGCTGCGGTTGCGGCCGCCGGCCGGCAGTCAGACCGACCGCGAGATGCAGACCTCCGTTGCCGCGGATCACTTCGAGCACGAGGCGATGGTGCTGTTCAACAACCCTGAGAACGGCACCATCGCGGGGGCGGAGGTCTGGATGTGGTTGCCGCCAGAGGATGCCGGGGCCCTGAAGACCGCGGGTGACGCCATGACCGTACTTGCCCGGCTGGCCAACGGCGATCCTCTGCTGATCGAGCGGCGGCTGGGCGAGGGGCGGGTCATCTTCTGCGCGACGGCCTGCGATGCCGATTGGGGCAACATGCCCATGCGCCCGGCGTACGTCCCACTGATGCAGCAACTGGTCACCTATCTCGCGTCCACCGTCTACCCGCCGACCAACGTCGAGTCGGGCGGCGAGCTGGTCCTCTTCCTGCCACCCGAACGCGAGGGCGCCAGGGCAAAGGTGACCTTGCCGGACGGTGGCAGTCAGAGCATGACCGCCACCGCGCATGGCCCTCGCGCCGTGGTGGCCTTTGGCCCGGCCTGGCACCCCGGGCTCTACGTCTTCTCAGGCGAGGGAATCGCGGCAACGCATTTCGCCGTCAACGCGCCACGCGAAGAGTCAGACCTCCGCATGCTGGATGAGCGTGAACTGGCCGGCGTCGGGACCACGCTCGGCGCGGACGTGGCTGCTACCTTCGAGGAATACGCGACCCTGCAGAGTCATCGCCGGCACGGGCGGGAGGTGTGGCGCTATCTGTTCGTTGCGGTGCTGGCACTCCTGGCGGTGGAGATGCTGCTGGAGCAGTGGTTCGCGAGGAGGGCCACATGA
- a CDS encoding DUF58 domain-containing protein: MSRATELVSPHDLRRIADLQLLARMIVEGFCAGLHKSPHKGLSVEFKQHRAYVRGDDLRYLDWRIFGKSDRYFIKEYEAETNLRATLIVDASGSMAYGGESAAETGDTVGLSKYDYAIRLAACLTYLLLAQQDAVGLMLFDTTVRKYVPPRSTPRHMQVVIDALSAQQPGGETSLADVFRRISAKLHRRGLLIVLSDCFDEVNAFLRAIAQLRHAGHEVIVLQLWHRDELEFPFTRWTRFECLETAGRNHMVDPATLRAAYVEKLKEYQDTLTRGCRQHAIDLLPIVTDRPYAEALAEYLAFRERKG, encoded by the coding sequence ATGAGCCGTGCGACCGAACTGGTTTCCCCTCACGACCTCCGTCGGATCGCCGATCTCCAATTGCTGGCCCGCATGATCGTCGAGGGCTTCTGCGCCGGCCTGCACAAGTCGCCGCACAAGGGCCTCAGCGTCGAGTTCAAGCAGCACCGGGCCTACGTCCGCGGCGACGACCTGCGCTATCTCGATTGGCGGATCTTCGGCAAGTCCGACCGCTACTTCATCAAGGAGTACGAGGCGGAGACCAATCTCCGGGCCACGCTGATCGTCGACGCGAGCGGCTCCATGGCCTACGGAGGAGAATCCGCCGCGGAGACCGGCGACACCGTGGGCCTCTCCAAGTACGACTACGCCATCCGGCTGGCAGCCTGTCTCACCTACCTGTTGCTTGCCCAACAGGACGCGGTCGGTCTCATGCTCTTCGACACCACGGTCCGCAAGTACGTGCCGCCACGGTCGACGCCGAGGCACATGCAGGTGGTGATCGACGCCCTGAGCGCCCAGCAGCCCGGCGGTGAGACCTCCCTCGCCGACGTGTTCCGCCGCATCTCCGCGAAACTGCATCGCCGCGGCCTGCTCATCGTGCTCTCAGACTGCTTCGACGAGGTCAACGCGTTCCTGCGGGCCATCGCCCAACTCCGTCACGCGGGCCACGAGGTCATCGTGCTGCAGCTGTGGCATCGCGATGAACTCGAGTTCCCGTTCACCAGGTGGACGCGATTCGAGTGCCTGGAGACGGCCGGCCGGAACCACATGGTCGATCCCGCCACCCTGCGGGCCGCATATGTCGAGAAGCTCAAGGAGTACCAGGACACGCTGACCCGCGGCTGCCGGCAGCACGCCATCGATCTGCTGCCAATCGTTACCGACCGACCCTACGCCGAAGCCCTGGCCGAGTACCTGGCCTTCAGGGAGAGGAAAGGATGA
- a CDS encoding MoxR family ATPase, whose product MTRFGIRPNESSDSKGAERLVEAYQTIAGEIGKVIVGQNDVVEQVMIAILARGHCLLEGVPGLAKTLIVRCLSAAMDLSFRRIQFTPDLMPADITGTDIIQEEPDTGRRRLVFEKGPVFAQMILADEINRAPPKTQAALLEAMQEHSATIGGRTYRLDEPFFVLATQNPIEQEGTYPLPEAQRDRFLFQVKVDYPDREQEREIINRTTGAFEVDLSPVVGAAEIIACQQTVLKVPVPPHVTDFVLDLVRRSRPGDANAFPFARELIEWGPGPRASQNLILAAKVRALLQRRYHATTDDVQALAHPILRHRIVPTFNAEAEGITVDVIVDRMLAAMPRPKARVL is encoded by the coding sequence ATGACACGATTCGGCATCCGCCCAAACGAGTCCAGCGACTCCAAAGGCGCCGAACGATTGGTCGAAGCTTATCAGACAATCGCCGGAGAAATCGGCAAGGTGATCGTCGGCCAGAACGACGTCGTCGAACAGGTGATGATCGCGATCCTGGCACGTGGGCATTGCCTCCTCGAAGGAGTGCCAGGCTTGGCCAAGACACTCATCGTCCGCTGCCTGTCGGCGGCGATGGACCTCTCTTTCCGCCGGATCCAGTTCACCCCCGACCTCATGCCCGCAGATATCACCGGGACCGATATCATCCAGGAAGAACCCGACACCGGCCGGCGCCGGCTGGTCTTCGAGAAGGGACCGGTCTTCGCCCAGATGATCCTGGCAGACGAGATCAACCGGGCTCCGCCGAAGACCCAGGCCGCCTTGCTCGAAGCCATGCAGGAACACTCGGCCACCATCGGCGGGCGAACCTACAGGCTCGATGAGCCCTTCTTCGTGCTGGCCACACAGAACCCCATCGAGCAGGAAGGGACCTACCCCCTGCCCGAAGCCCAGCGAGACCGGTTCCTCTTTCAGGTCAAGGTCGACTACCCCGACCGGGAGCAGGAGCGAGAGATCATCAACCGCACCACCGGCGCGTTCGAGGTCGACCTGAGCCCGGTCGTCGGCGCGGCAGAGATCATCGCCTGCCAGCAGACGGTCCTGAAGGTGCCGGTGCCACCGCACGTGACCGACTTCGTCCTCGACCTTGTCCGGAGAAGCCGGCCGGGGGACGCCAACGCCTTCCCCTTCGCGAGGGAACTGATCGAATGGGGGCCCGGGCCACGTGCCTCCCAGAATCTCATCCTGGCCGCGAAGGTGCGAGCCCTCCTGCAACGCCGCTACCACGCGACCACCGACGACGTCCAGGCCCTGGCCCATCCGATCCTGCGCCACCGCATCGTGCCCACCTTCAACGCCGAGGCCGAGGGAATCACCGTGGATGTGATCGTGGATCGAATGCTGGCGGCCATGCCTCGCCCCAAGGCCCGGGTCCTCTAG
- a CDS encoding SpoIIE family protein phosphatase, with protein MPTLRIKQPSRAENVFRLEADAALFGRTEECDLVLGGEGVSRRHGRFFRDQNGQWWVEDLQSKNGILLEGHRITRHRLADGDVLSVGEMTLTFLAGTSIWRGELDAGVTLADITRTADTTIERAPNQAATVDARRLGALYKISKRLLNQRDVAGLIDAASSELSEALKAGVVVFGLTCDPEHHPDQLFVRPATMHRVGVTLSLSILRRTLDAKRSILIADTHSDANLLMAQSIVSGNIHSALCVPLMRDQAVTGFMYVDSRKGGWPYKEQDLDFASAVGAMVGTAVENARLHQAELAHQRMEAELTGARRVQEAIMPAQWPEVDGWEIHGRHQMCHEVGGDYYDAIRTEDQRLWLVVADVSGKGAAAALLASSAHAGIHALVDRCTTPAELLTRLNHLMRRRPVSSSFVTCLAIMLENTSPTIQVASAGHPPPAIVPATGPPTMMTVQPGFMLGAFDDPEYENTIPPQIRTGESFVMYTDGVTEAMDPNGNLFGETGFLPALEQANQRTAPALVNAAVSGVEAFRGGCRQSDDLVLLACRRTR; from the coding sequence ATGCCAACCCTGAGGATCAAGCAGCCATCCCGGGCCGAAAACGTGTTTCGGCTCGAGGCCGATGCCGCCCTCTTCGGCAGAACGGAAGAGTGCGACTTGGTCCTCGGCGGCGAGGGCGTCTCCCGCCGCCACGGACGGTTCTTCCGCGACCAGAACGGCCAATGGTGGGTCGAGGACCTCCAGAGCAAGAACGGAATCCTCCTCGAGGGACACCGGATCACCCGCCATCGCCTCGCCGACGGCGATGTCCTCAGCGTCGGAGAAATGACCCTCACCTTCCTCGCGGGAACCTCGATCTGGCGCGGCGAACTCGACGCCGGAGTCACCCTCGCAGACATCACCCGGACCGCCGATACTACCATCGAACGCGCCCCCAACCAGGCGGCAACAGTCGACGCCAGACGCCTGGGGGCCCTCTACAAGATCAGCAAGCGGCTGCTCAACCAGCGAGACGTCGCCGGGTTGATTGATGCGGCTTCTTCAGAGTTGTCTGAGGCTCTAAAAGCTGGTGTCGTGGTCTTCGGCTTGACCTGCGACCCGGAGCACCATCCAGACCAGCTGTTCGTCCGCCCGGCAACCATGCACCGCGTCGGCGTCACCCTCAGCCTCTCCATCCTCCGCAGAACCCTCGACGCCAAACGCTCCATCCTCATCGCCGATACCCATTCCGACGCCAACCTGCTCATGGCCCAGAGCATCGTGTCCGGCAACATCCACTCCGCCCTCTGCGTCCCCCTCATGCGCGACCAGGCCGTCACCGGCTTCATGTACGTGGACAGCCGCAAGGGCGGCTGGCCTTACAAGGAACAGGACCTCGACTTCGCCTCCGCCGTCGGCGCTATGGTCGGAACCGCCGTCGAAAACGCCCGCCTCCACCAGGCCGAACTCGCCCACCAACGCATGGAGGCCGAACTGACCGGCGCCCGCCGCGTCCAGGAGGCCATCATGCCCGCACAATGGCCCGAGGTCGACGGGTGGGAAATCCACGGCCGCCATCAGATGTGCCACGAGGTCGGCGGCGATTACTACGACGCCATCCGCACCGAGGACCAACGACTGTGGCTCGTCGTGGCCGACGTCTCCGGAAAGGGAGCCGCCGCCGCCCTCCTGGCCAGCAGCGCCCACGCAGGTATCCACGCCCTCGTCGATCGGTGCACCACCCCCGCCGAACTCCTCACCCGCCTCAATCACCTCATGCGGCGGCGACCAGTGTCCTCGTCCTTCGTCACCTGCCTCGCGATCATGCTCGAGAACACCAGCCCCACCATCCAGGTCGCGTCAGCCGGACATCCGCCCCCGGCCATCGTCCCCGCTACCGGCCCACCCACCATGATGACCGTCCAGCCCGGATTCATGCTCGGAGCATTCGACGATCCAGAATACGAGAATACCATCCCTCCCCAGATCAGAACCGGCGAATCGTTCGTCATGTACACCGACGGAGTGACCGAGGCCATGGACCCAAACGGCAACCTCTTCGGTGAAACCGGCTTCCTGCCCGCACTCGAACAGGCCAACCAGCGAACCGCCCCCGCACTCGTCAACGCCGCCGTCAGCGGCGTCGAAGCCTTCCGCGGCGGCTGCCGGCAATCGGACGACCTCGTCCTCCTCGCCTGCCGCCGCACCCGCTAG
- a CDS encoding MoxR family ATPase has protein sequence MAKETYAVLMQSFQKSYTLIKDEIGKVIIGQRRVYDQILAAILARGHCLLVGVPGLAKTLMVSTLADIMTLTFKRIQFTPDLMPSDITGTNVIDETPEGRREFRFVRGPVFANIVLADEINRTPPKTQAALLQSMQEREVTVGQETYRLPDPFFVIATQNPIEQEGTYPLPEAQLDRFMFNIWVDYPGEKEEEQILNTTTGGGRKELAKILNARQLLNMQKLIANVPISEYVVNYVSRLVRASRPKDPTAPEFIRRMVDWGAGPRAGQCLIWGAKAIAAMDGRYTVSIDDIRDLAVPVMRHRLACNFAAQAEGVDSVGIIRQLLDAVPEPVIPKYADSTPAPDFSDIEIEQE, from the coding sequence ATGGCCAAGGAGACCTACGCCGTTCTGATGCAGAGCTTCCAGAAAAGCTACACCCTCATCAAGGACGAGATCGGAAAGGTCATCATCGGACAGCGGCGGGTCTACGACCAGATCCTGGCAGCCATCCTGGCCCGCGGACACTGCCTCCTCGTCGGCGTGCCCGGCCTCGCTAAGACCCTCATGGTGTCCACCCTCGCCGACATCATGACCCTGACCTTCAAACGCATCCAGTTCACGCCCGACCTCATGCCGTCCGATATCACCGGAACAAACGTGATCGACGAAACACCGGAAGGACGACGCGAATTCCGCTTCGTTCGCGGACCGGTCTTCGCCAATATCGTCCTCGCCGACGAAATCAACCGCACCCCCCCAAAAACGCAGGCCGCCCTCCTCCAGTCCATGCAGGAACGCGAGGTCACCGTCGGCCAGGAAACCTACCGCCTGCCTGACCCGTTCTTCGTCATCGCCACCCAAAACCCCATCGAACAGGAGGGAACCTACCCGCTGCCCGAGGCCCAACTCGACCGCTTCATGTTCAATATCTGGGTCGACTACCCCGGCGAAAAAGAGGAGGAACAGATCCTCAACACCACCACCGGCGGCGGCCGCAAGGAACTCGCCAAAATCCTCAACGCCCGCCAACTGCTCAATATGCAAAAACTCATCGCCAACGTGCCCATCAGCGAATACGTCGTCAACTACGTCTCCCGACTGGTGCGGGCCAGCCGCCCCAAAGACCCCACCGCGCCCGAATTCATCCGCCGAATGGTCGACTGGGGCGCCGGACCACGGGCCGGACAATGCTTGATCTGGGGCGCCAAAGCCATCGCCGCCATGGACGGCCGCTACACCGTCAGCATCGACGATATCCGCGACCTCGCCGTCCCCGTCATGCGCCACCGCCTGGCGTGCAACTTCGCCGCCCAGGCCGAGGGCGTCGACTCGGTCGGAATCATCCGCCAACTCCTCGATGCCGTCCCCGAACCGGTCATTCCTAAGTACGCCGACAGCACGCCCGCACCCGATTTCAGCGACATCGAGATTGAGCAGGAGTAG
- a CDS encoding DEAD/DEAH box helicase: MTFEQFGLAEPILRAVRAEGYTTPTPIQVKAIPPAVEGRDVLGCAQTGTGKTAAFALPILHRLGGLGPGDGRHGRVIRALVVAPTRELAAQIGDSFRSYGRHMAVRSAVIFGGVNQSPQVRALRGGIDILVGTPGRLLDLMQQGVVDLRHVEVLVLDEADHMLDMGFIPDIRRILAKVPIRRQTLLFSATMPEDIRTLANAILRQPIHVEVAVSSPAAETVEQAVYFVDKRSKPAMLESYLNANAITRALVFTRTKHGADRVARHLTRAGIRAEAIHGNKSQGARTRVINQFKSQAPPVLVATDIAARGLDIDAVSHVINYDVPNVPETYVHRIGRTGRAGAMGLAVSFCDHEEMAYLRDIERLIRRPIPVSSKRAGVSAIQARPAAGGHRQQRPEASGFGGGSDCDYGLQEAGAGAHPATGPQACHRGAASHDRPQAVLAAGTRRLSGWSRPSRRGLRRGR; the protein is encoded by the coding sequence ATGACATTTGAGCAGTTTGGGCTCGCGGAGCCCATCCTTCGTGCGGTTCGCGCCGAGGGATACACCACCCCCACTCCGATCCAGGTCAAAGCCATTCCGCCGGCCGTTGAAGGTCGCGACGTTCTGGGTTGCGCCCAGACAGGCACCGGCAAGACCGCTGCCTTTGCCCTGCCGATCCTTCACCGCCTGGGCGGGCTGGGGCCCGGTGATGGCCGGCATGGGCGGGTGATCCGGGCGTTAGTGGTTGCCCCGACGCGGGAGCTGGCCGCCCAGATCGGTGACAGTTTCCGCAGCTATGGTCGGCACATGGCGGTTCGCTCGGCCGTCATCTTTGGCGGAGTGAATCAGAGCCCGCAGGTGCGCGCCTTGCGGGGCGGCATTGACATTCTAGTCGGCACTCCCGGCCGGCTGCTCGATCTGATGCAGCAAGGTGTGGTTGATTTAAGGCACGTTGAGGTACTGGTTCTCGACGAAGCGGATCACATGCTGGACATGGGTTTCATTCCCGACATTCGCAGAATCCTGGCGAAGGTGCCGATCCGGCGGCAGACGCTGTTATTCTCTGCGACCATGCCCGAGGACATTCGCACGTTGGCGAACGCCATTCTGCGACAGCCGATTCACGTGGAGGTTGCGGTGTCTTCACCGGCCGCCGAGACGGTTGAGCAGGCGGTCTACTTTGTGGACAAGCGGAGCAAGCCGGCGATGCTGGAGTCTTATCTCAACGCCAACGCGATCACCCGGGCCCTGGTTTTCACGCGGACCAAGCACGGTGCCGATCGTGTGGCCCGGCATCTTACCCGGGCCGGGATTCGGGCCGAAGCCATCCACGGCAACAAGAGTCAGGGTGCGCGGACCCGGGTGATCAACCAGTTCAAATCGCAGGCGCCGCCGGTGCTGGTGGCGACGGACATAGCGGCTCGCGGCCTGGACATCGATGCCGTCTCGCACGTCATCAACTATGATGTGCCCAACGTCCCGGAGACGTACGTGCATCGGATTGGCCGGACCGGCCGGGCAGGAGCAATGGGGCTGGCGGTTTCGTTCTGTGACCACGAGGAGATGGCGTACCTCAGGGATATCGAGCGGCTGATCCGCAGGCCGATCCCGGTCAGCTCGAAGCGGGCCGGCGTGTCGGCGATCCAGGCGCGGCCGGCGGCTGGCGGGCACCGGCAGCAAAGGCCAGAGGCTTCGGGCTTTGGAGGCGGGTCTGACTGCGATTACGGCCTTCAGGAGGCTGGGGCTGGTGCGCACCCGGCGACGGGCCCGCAGGCCTGCCACCGGGGTGCGGCCTCGCATGACCGTCCGCAGGCAGTGCTGGCGGCGGGGACGCGCCGCCTATCAGGTTGGTCACGGCCCAGTCGCAGAGGGCTCCGCAGGGGCAGGTGA
- a CDS encoding FAD-dependent oxidoreductase, with protein sequence MSAPRILIVGGVAGGASAATRARRMNESAEIVIFEKGEFVSFANCGLPYHIGEQIRDRSKLLVATPKHFLETFRIDVRTCHEVTRIDRAGKQIEVLNHQTGERSLEPYDRLILATGASPIRPPWNGIECSNVFTLRDMADTDRIKACVDKRKPRRAVVVGAGFIGLEMVEALTSRGLAVSLVELQPQLLPNMDPEMAAFLEPVLHDHKVAICLGAQVESLTVEDGQAKGVRLTGGQTLAADLIVISIGVRPNAELAAAAGLTIGASGAVAVNESLQTNDPSIYAAGDVAEVLYLPTAKSTRVPLAGPANRNGRLAGQHAATGAAPAATPVAGSAIVGLFGKAATMTGMSLKAARKAGFACSAAYAIRGHHAGYYPGAEQMILKLVFDARSRRILGAQAVGGTGVDKRIDVIATAMRFNATIDDLANVDLAYAPQFGAAKDPVHIAAFVAQNQLDGHLQQVLPGDPIEPGQLVDVRTAAEVAAGTLPGAVNIPVQQLREGMFRLDKNKPVTVFCQVGQRGYVAARILMQSGFKDVRNLAGGYTLFRKAWHKA encoded by the coding sequence ATGTCAGCACCTAGAATCCTGATTGTTGGAGGCGTGGCCGGCGGAGCGAGTGCCGCCACGCGGGCTCGCCGGATGAACGAATCGGCCGAGATTGTGATCTTCGAGAAGGGCGAGTTCGTGTCCTTCGCCAACTGCGGCCTGCCGTACCATATCGGCGAGCAGATCCGCGATCGCTCCAAGCTCCTGGTGGCTACGCCCAAGCACTTCCTCGAGACTTTCCGAATCGACGTCCGGACATGCCACGAGGTCACCCGCATTGATCGGGCCGGGAAACAGATCGAGGTCCTCAACCATCAGACCGGTGAGCGATCGCTCGAACCATACGACCGGCTCATTCTCGCAACGGGCGCTTCGCCGATCCGCCCGCCATGGAACGGCATCGAATGCTCCAACGTGTTTACCCTCCGCGACATGGCGGATACCGATCGGATCAAGGCCTGCGTGGATAAGCGAAAACCCAGGCGGGCCGTGGTCGTGGGGGCCGGCTTCATCGGCCTCGAAATGGTCGAGGCCCTGACAAGCCGCGGACTCGCAGTGAGCCTGGTCGAGCTTCAGCCCCAGCTGTTGCCGAATATGGACCCCGAGATGGCCGCTTTCCTGGAACCTGTACTCCACGATCACAAAGTGGCGATCTGCCTCGGCGCCCAAGTCGAGAGCCTCACCGTCGAGGACGGGCAGGCGAAAGGCGTCCGGCTCACCGGCGGCCAGACGCTGGCCGCCGACCTGATCGTGATTTCCATCGGCGTTCGCCCGAACGCGGAGCTGGCCGCCGCCGCCGGCCTCACCATCGGAGCGAGCGGCGCCGTCGCGGTGAACGAGTCCCTGCAGACCAACGATCCCAGCATCTACGCGGCCGGCGACGTCGCCGAGGTCCTCTACCTGCCCACTGCCAAGTCCACCCGCGTACCCCTCGCGGGACCGGCTAACCGCAACGGGCGACTGGCAGGCCAGCATGCCGCGACCGGTGCCGCACCCGCCGCGACCCCGGTGGCTGGCAGCGCCATCGTGGGCCTGTTCGGGAAGGCGGCGACCATGACCGGCATGAGCCTCAAGGCGGCCCGCAAGGCCGGCTTCGCCTGCTCGGCAGCCTACGCAATCCGCGGCCATCACGCCGGCTACTACCCCGGCGCCGAGCAGATGATCCTCAAACTCGTGTTCGACGCCCGCTCGCGGCGCATCCTCGGCGCTCAGGCAGTCGGCGGCACGGGTGTCGACAAGCGGATCGACGTCATCGCAACCGCCATGCGCTTCAACGCTACAATCGACGACCTGGCAAATGTTGATCTGGCCTACGCCCCTCAGTTCGGAGCCGCCAAGGACCCCGTCCACATCGCCGCATTCGTCGCACAGAACCAGCTCGACGGGCATCTCCAGCAGGTCCTGCCAGGCGATCCGATCGAACCCGGACAACTCGTCGACGTCCGCACCGCGGCCGAGGTGGCCGCAGGCACCCTGCCCGGCGCGGTCAACATCCCCGTTCAACAACTTCGCGAGGGCATGTTCCGCCTGGATAAAAACAAGCCGGTGACGGTGTTCTGCCAGGTGGGACAGCGCGGCTACGTGGCGGCCAGAATCCTCATGCAGAGCGGTTTCAAAGACGTCCGCAACCTCGCCGGCGGTTACACACTCTTCAGAAAGGCCTGGCACAAAGCATAG
- a CDS encoding rhodanese-like domain-containing protein, translated as MEKLTAVNVTSWEGRIIDVRGYDEFAAERLAKAECVPLDRILSAANHWDPSERLLLMCKSGVRSGKAAEQLAQIGFKNLVTLEGGIEACKAAGIEIVRSRQPIPIFRQVMVAAGTILLIGLALAHFNLWFLLIDAFVALGLVVAGLTGFCPMAKLLAAMPWNVPSSCTSKSCC; from the coding sequence ATGGAGAAGCTGACCGCGGTAAACGTGACGAGTTGGGAAGGCCGGATTATCGATGTCCGCGGGTACGATGAGTTCGCGGCGGAGCGGCTTGCGAAGGCGGAGTGCGTTCCCCTGGATCGCATCCTCTCTGCGGCAAACCATTGGGACCCGAGCGAACGACTGCTGCTCATGTGCAAGAGTGGCGTGCGGTCCGGCAAGGCTGCGGAGCAACTGGCCCAGATCGGCTTCAAGAACCTGGTGACGCTCGAAGGCGGCATCGAGGCCTGCAAGGCGGCCGGCATCGAGATCGTCCGCAGCCGTCAGCCGATTCCGATCTTCAGGCAGGTCATGGTTGCGGCGGGCACCATTCTGTTGATCGGGCTGGCCCTGGCCCACTTCAACCTGTGGTTCTTGCTCATCGATGCCTTTGTGGCGCTCGGGCTTGTCGTGGCCGGGCTCACCGGTTTCTGTCCCATGGCCAAGCTGCTTGCGGCGATGCCTTGGAACGTACCGTCCTCCTGTACGTCAAAGTCCTGCTGCTAA
- a CDS encoding winged helix-turn-helix transcriptional regulator — protein MIIPGYDVFRLTHHEVMTYSCADMLGATPTLVPMTRLEHAASVLRVLAHPHRLRICDLLLNARLSVKEIADHLQIPGNAASQHLNMMKAHGILGCERMGKTVYYRVIDPRPGWLLACMKEHQGPPLPSATPGSQQQDGRSQT, from the coding sequence ATGATTATTCCGGGTTACGACGTTTTCAGGTTGACACATCATGAGGTCATGACCTATAGTTGTGCTGATATGCTTGGCGCAACCCCCACCCTCGTCCCTATGACCCGATTGGAGCATGCGGCATCCGTGCTCCGCGTACTGGCTCATCCGCACCGGCTCCGAATCTGCGACCTGCTCCTGAACGCACGGCTATCGGTGAAGGAGATCGCCGACCATCTCCAGATCCCCGGCAACGCCGCGAGCCAGCACCTCAATATGATGAAGGCCCACGGGATTCTAGGATGCGAGCGAATGGGAAAGACAGTCTACTATCGCGTGATTGATCCGCGCCCCGGCTGGCTGCTGGCTTGCATGAAGGAGCACCAGGGCCCACCCTTGCCCTCGGCAACACCGGGATCTCAGCAACAAGACGGGAGAAGTCAGACATAA